A region of Lycium barbarum isolate Lr01 chromosome 1, ASM1917538v2, whole genome shotgun sequence DNA encodes the following proteins:
- the LOC132616954 gene encoding transcription factor bHLH18-like yields MISSHLEENACQESLGEKKNNNIMYKRSSVQAQDHVIAERKRRKKMGELFISLSKIVPGLKKLDKSSILGDTIQYMKELQEQVKLLEETEKNTCENNDSSTSKDQVEGSKIKARILDKSVLINIHCSKQDGMVGKVLFQMEQLHLSVHDIRIMPFGQTNLEISILAEMENGCCITVEDIVKDLQINLLEKV; encoded by the exons ATGATAAGCTCTCATTTGGAAGAAAATGCATGTCAAGAATCATtaggggaaaaaaaaaataataatattatgtACAAGAGAAGTTCTGTACAAGCTCAAGATCATGTCATTGCGGAGAGGAAACGAAGAAAAAAAATGGGCGAGCTTTTCATATCTTTGTCAAAGATTGTCCCTGGTCTAAAGAAG TTAGACAAGTCTTCTATCCTTGGAGATACTATACAGTACATGAAAGAACTTCAAGAACAGGTAAAACTACTTGAAGAGACAGAGAAAAACACCTGCGAAAATAATGATTCCTCTACCTCCAAGGACCAAGTTGAAGGATCAAAGATTAAGGCAAGGATTTTGGACAAAAGTGTACTTATTAACATCCATTGCAGCAAACAAGATGGAATGGTGGGAAAAGTGTTATTCCAAATGGAGCAATTGCATCTTTCAGTCCATGACATTAGGATCATGCCTTTTGGTCAGACCAACCTTGAAATATCAATTCTTGCTGAG ATGGAAAATGGATGTTGTATAACTGTGGAGGATATTGTAAAGGACCTCCAAATCAACCTTCTGGAAAAAGTTTAG